In Nocardioides sp. JQ2195, a genomic segment contains:
- the hutU gene encoding urocanate hydratase, with the protein MTENPRLPIHAATGTELTAKSWQTEAPLRMLMNNLDPENAERPEDLVVYGGTGKAARSWEAYDALVRTLRTLEDDETMLVQSGKPVGVMRTNEWAPRVLIANSNLVGDWANWEEFRKLEDLGLTMYGQMTAGSWIYIGTQGILQGTFETFAAVAEKLGRGSEMVPEDARDEPSRGAVADAPSSTTGGGTLAGTVTLTAGLGGMGGAQPLAVTMNDGVAICIECDQSRITRRIEHRFLDVQARDLDHALELALEARDARKPLSVGVLGNAAEMVPDLLQRHLAVKDDYGRGLIDIVTDQTSAHDPLFYLPVGVPFEEWQTQRESDPIGFTKAAQAAMAAHVRAMVEFQDAGAEVFDYGNSIRDEARKGGYDRAFEFPGFVPAYIRPLFCAGKGPFRWAALSGDPADIAATDRAIKELFPADQKPEYARLHKWLDMAAERVSFQGLPARICWLGYGDRHRAGLKFNEMVASGELKAPIVIGRDHLDCGSVASPYRETESMKDGSDAIADWALLNALVNTASGASWVSIHHGGGVGMGRSIHAGQVCVADGTDLAAAKIERVLTNDPGMGVIRHVDAGYDLASEVAAERGVRIPMQES; encoded by the coding sequence ATGACCGAGAACCCGCGCCTGCCCATCCACGCCGCGACCGGCACCGAGCTGACCGCGAAGTCGTGGCAGACCGAGGCCCCGCTGCGGATGCTGATGAACAACCTGGACCCCGAGAACGCCGAGCGTCCGGAGGACCTCGTCGTCTACGGCGGCACCGGCAAGGCAGCCCGCAGCTGGGAGGCGTACGACGCCCTGGTCCGCACGCTGCGCACCCTCGAGGACGACGAGACCATGCTCGTGCAGTCCGGCAAGCCGGTCGGTGTCATGCGCACCAACGAATGGGCGCCGCGCGTGCTGATCGCCAACTCCAACCTGGTCGGGGACTGGGCCAACTGGGAGGAGTTCCGCAAGCTCGAGGACCTCGGTCTGACCATGTACGGCCAGATGACGGCGGGGTCCTGGATCTACATCGGCACCCAGGGCATCCTGCAGGGCACGTTCGAGACCTTCGCCGCGGTTGCGGAGAAGCTGGGTCGTGGATCCGAGATGGTCCCTGAGGACGCGAGGGACGAGCCGTCCCGAGGGGCGGTCGCTGACGCTCCCTCCTCGACCACCGGGGGCGGGACGCTGGCCGGCACGGTCACCCTGACCGCCGGGCTCGGAGGCATGGGTGGTGCGCAGCCGCTCGCGGTCACGATGAACGACGGCGTCGCGATCTGCATCGAGTGCGACCAGTCCCGCATCACCCGACGCATCGAGCACCGCTTCCTCGACGTGCAGGCCCGCGACCTCGACCACGCACTCGAGCTCGCCCTCGAGGCCCGCGACGCCCGCAAGCCGCTGTCCGTCGGTGTGCTCGGCAACGCCGCCGAGATGGTTCCCGACCTGCTGCAGCGCCACCTCGCCGTCAAGGACGACTACGGACGTGGCCTGATCGACATCGTCACCGACCAGACCTCGGCCCACGACCCGTTGTTCTACCTGCCGGTCGGCGTGCCCTTCGAGGAGTGGCAGACCCAGCGTGAGAGCGACCCGATCGGCTTCACCAAGGCCGCCCAGGCCGCGATGGCCGCGCACGTGCGGGCGATGGTGGAGTTCCAGGACGCCGGCGCCGAGGTCTTCGACTACGGCAACTCGATCCGCGACGAGGCCCGCAAGGGCGGCTACGACCGGGCGTTCGAGTTCCCCGGCTTCGTGCCGGCCTACATCCGGCCGCTGTTCTGCGCGGGCAAGGGGCCGTTCCGATGGGCAGCCCTCTCCGGGGACCCGGCCGACATCGCCGCCACCGACCGCGCCATCAAGGAGCTCTTCCCTGCTGACCAGAAGCCTGAGTACGCCCGCCTGCACAAGTGGCTCGACATGGCCGCCGAGCGGGTCTCGTTCCAGGGCCTGCCGGCGCGGATCTGCTGGTTGGGCTACGGCGACCGGCACCGCGCCGGCCTGAAGTTCAACGAGATGGTCGCCTCGGGTGAGCTCAAGGCGCCGATCGTGATCGGGCGCGACCACCTCGACTGCGGCTCGGTCGCCTCGCCCTACCGGGAGACCGAGTCGATGAAGGACGGTTCCGACGCGATCGCCGACTGGGCCCTGCTCAACGCGTTGGTCAACACCGCGTCCGGTGCCAGCTGGGTCTCGATCCACCACGGTGGCGGCGTCGGCATGGGACGCTCGATCCACGCCGGTCAGGTGTGCGTCGCCGACGGCACCGACCTGGCCGCCGCGAAGATCGAACGGGTGCTGACCAACGACCCGGGGATGGGCGTGATCCGCCACGTCGATGCCGGCTACGACCTCGCCTCCGAGGTGGCCGCGGAGCGCGGCGTACGGATTCCGATGCAGGAGAGCTGA
- the hutH gene encoding histidine ammonia-lyase — protein sequence MDNVAVGPGPVTFEELVAVTRGGAGVTLTDEAQAAIGKARAVVEELAAGATPSYGISTGFGALATRHIPTEMRAQLQKSLVRSHAAGSGPEVEREVTRGLMLLRLSTLATGHTGIRLETAQLLADVLTHGITPVVHEHGSLGCSGDLAPLSHCALALMGEGDVRDADGTLVPAAEALAAAGLTPVELEAKEGLALINGTDGMLGMLVMAITDLRMLLKTADIAAAMSVEGQLGTDRVFAPELQAIRPHPGQAASAANLTALLKDSGVVASHRGLPGDGTQCNRVQDAYSLRCSPQVHGGARDTVEHAATVAGRELASAVDNPVVLADEGRVESNGNFHGAPVAYVLDFLAIVAADVASISERRTDRFLDKARNHGLNPFLADDPGVDSGHMIAQYTQAAVVSELKRLANPASVDSIPSSAMQEDHVSMGWSAARKLRRSVDGLSRVVAIEVLTAARALDMRAPLEPSPATAAVVRLLRSEGIEGPGPDRHLSPEIAAAVSLVQSGAVLAAAEEVIGELA from the coding sequence ATGGACAACGTTGCAGTCGGCCCCGGACCGGTCACCTTCGAAGAGCTCGTCGCCGTCACCCGCGGGGGTGCGGGTGTCACGCTCACGGACGAGGCGCAGGCAGCCATCGGCAAGGCCCGTGCGGTGGTCGAGGAGCTCGCGGCCGGGGCCACCCCGTCGTACGGCATCTCCACCGGGTTCGGGGCTCTCGCCACGCGCCACATCCCCACCGAGATGCGTGCCCAGCTGCAGAAGTCCCTGGTCCGGTCGCACGCCGCGGGGTCCGGGCCCGAGGTCGAGCGCGAGGTGACCCGGGGGCTGATGCTGCTGCGCCTCTCGACGCTGGCGACCGGTCACACCGGCATCCGCCTCGAGACCGCGCAGCTCCTGGCCGACGTGCTCACCCACGGCATCACGCCGGTGGTGCACGAACACGGATCGCTCGGCTGCTCGGGCGACCTGGCTCCGTTGAGCCACTGCGCGCTGGCGCTGATGGGGGAGGGTGACGTCCGCGACGCCGACGGCACCCTGGTGCCGGCCGCCGAGGCGTTGGCGGCCGCCGGGCTCACCCCGGTCGAGCTCGAGGCCAAGGAGGGCCTCGCGCTGATCAACGGCACCGACGGCATGCTCGGGATGCTGGTCATGGCGATCACCGACCTGCGCATGCTGCTGAAGACGGCGGACATCGCGGCCGCCATGTCGGTCGAGGGCCAGCTCGGCACCGACCGCGTCTTCGCCCCCGAGCTGCAGGCGATCCGACCGCACCCGGGTCAGGCCGCTTCGGCCGCCAACCTGACCGCGCTGCTCAAGGACTCCGGCGTGGTCGCCTCGCACCGCGGCCTCCCCGGGGACGGGACACAGTGCAACCGGGTCCAGGACGCCTACTCGTTGCGCTGCTCCCCCCAGGTCCACGGGGGAGCCCGTGACACGGTCGAGCACGCCGCCACGGTGGCCGGGCGCGAGCTCGCCAGCGCCGTCGACAACCCGGTGGTGCTCGCTGACGAGGGGCGCGTCGAGTCGAACGGCAACTTCCACGGTGCCCCCGTCGCCTACGTGCTCGACTTCCTCGCCATCGTCGCCGCCGACGTGGCCTCGATCAGCGAGCGCCGAACCGACCGCTTCCTCGACAAGGCCCGCAACCACGGGCTGAACCCGTTCCTGGCCGACGACCCCGGCGTCGACTCCGGTCACATGATCGCGCAGTACACCCAGGCCGCCGTAGTCTCCGAGCTCAAGCGCCTGGCCAACCCCGCCTCGGTCGACTCGATCCCCTCCAGCGCCATGCAGGAGGACCACGTGTCGATGGGCTGGTCGGCAGCGCGCAAGCTGCGCCGCTCGGTCGACGGGCTGTCCCGCGTCGTCGCGATCGAGGTGCTCACCGCTGCCCGCGCGCTCGACATGCGAGCTCCGCTCGAACCCTCGCCGGCCACGGCAGCCGTCGTACGCCTGTTGAGGTCCGAAGGCATCGAGGGCCCCGGGCCCGACCGCCACCTGTCACCCGAGATCGCCGCGGCCGTCTCGCTCGTCCAGTCCGGCGCCGTCCTGGCCGCCGCCGAAGAAGTGATCGGAGAACTCGCATGA
- a CDS encoding IclR family transcriptional regulator: MSQVPAATRTLQVLRFLAAQPGPVPLDRIMVALDLPRSTAYHLINTMIDEGFVTHLADEKRYGLGVAAFEVGSGYTRQAPLQRISRRLLAELVDRTGQSAHLAVLHGRDVLYVIEERAPGRPPLVTDVGVRLPAHLTASGRAILAALPAAQVRAAYPDRASFVDRHGAGPTGPRELSALLSDTRQRGFATEDGEVTPGFASVAAAALDHNGYPAAGVAITHASDSPEPSHADAVRRTAAELTRRLGGRAQ, translated from the coding sequence ATGAGCCAGGTCCCCGCAGCGACGCGCACCCTACAGGTGCTGCGCTTCCTGGCCGCCCAGCCGGGACCGGTGCCACTCGACCGGATCATGGTCGCACTCGACCTGCCGCGCAGCACCGCCTACCACCTCATCAACACGATGATCGACGAAGGCTTCGTGACGCACCTGGCCGACGAGAAGCGCTACGGACTGGGTGTGGCGGCCTTCGAGGTGGGCAGCGGCTACACCCGACAGGCGCCACTGCAACGCATCTCGCGTCGACTGCTGGCCGAGCTCGTCGACCGCACCGGCCAGAGCGCGCACCTCGCCGTCCTGCACGGACGGGACGTGCTCTACGTGATCGAGGAGCGGGCACCCGGGCGTCCCCCGCTGGTCACCGACGTCGGCGTACGCCTGCCCGCCCATCTCACCGCCAGCGGCCGCGCCATCCTGGCTGCCCTCCCCGCCGCCCAGGTCCGCGCGGCCTACCCGGACCGGGCGTCGTTCGTCGACCGGCACGGAGCTGGGCCCACCGGGCCACGTGAGTTGAGCGCCCTCCTCTCCGACACCCGACAACGCGGGTTCGCCACCGAGGACGGCGAGGTCACGCCGGGTTTCGCGAGCGTCGCCGCAGCGGCGCTCGACCACAACGGCTACCCCGCCGCCGGAGTCGCGATCACCCATGCCAGCGACTCCCCCGAGCCCAGCCACGCCGACGCCGTACGCCGCACCGCGGCCGAGCTGACCCGACGCCTCGGTGGCCGAGCTCAGTAG
- a CDS encoding DUF1992 domain-containing protein — MPESKDVDEKGPGQKNPGSPDSKAAASARIAQQHLWVDLQVKQAMERGEFDDLPGAGKPIDDLGEHHDPDWWLKKMVEREKISVLPPAMALRKEDLELDALLDRQAGEKQVRDVLEDFNRRIVNARRQLEGGPPVITPTRDVEAEVAAWRDRRTARREAAAARRREADLARPRWWRRRRD, encoded by the coding sequence ATGCCGGAGAGCAAGGACGTGGACGAGAAGGGCCCCGGCCAGAAGAACCCAGGCTCGCCCGACAGCAAGGCAGCCGCCAGCGCGCGGATCGCCCAGCAGCACCTCTGGGTCGACCTCCAGGTCAAGCAGGCGATGGAGCGCGGCGAGTTCGATGACCTGCCGGGCGCCGGCAAGCCGATCGACGACCTCGGGGAGCACCACGACCCCGACTGGTGGCTCAAGAAGATGGTCGAGCGCGAGAAGATCTCCGTGCTCCCACCGGCCATGGCCCTGCGCAAGGAGGACCTCGAGCTCGATGCGCTTCTCGACCGCCAGGCCGGTGAGAAGCAGGTGCGCGACGTGCTCGAGGACTTCAACCGCCGCATCGTCAACGCCCGCCGACAGCTCGAGGGCGGCCCACCGGTGATCACGCCCACGCGTGACGTCGAGGCCGAGGTCGCGGCCTGGCGTGACCGGCGAACGGCCAGGCGGGAGGCCGCCGCGGCCCGCCGGCGCGAAGCCGACCTGGCCCGGCCACGCTGGTGGCGCCGCAGGCGGGACTGA
- a CDS encoding sulfite exporter TauE/SafE family protein — protein MRKLLVLGFVGLLAQLVDGSLGMAYGVTSSTLLLAAGVAPAAASAAVHFSEIGTSLVSGASHAKFGNVDWRTVGILAVPGFVGAFAGATFLVSLDGDAAKPIVGGILLALGVYVIWRFLALGGRRPQFKERPSVAFLAPMGLFGGALDAVGGGGWGPVGTTSLLSSGRLEPRKVIGSIDTSEFVVAVGGSLGFIIALGSSGIEWGYAAALLVGGVIAAPIAAWLVRILPARVLGVAAGGLIVVTNAKTILESSGTSGTTVWISVLALFVAWVAGLTWAVKQERLARVLDTDEAPGQVLTNA, from the coding sequence ATGCGGAAACTCCTCGTCCTGGGCTTCGTCGGCCTCCTCGCCCAGCTGGTCGACGGCTCGCTCGGCATGGCCTACGGGGTCACGTCGTCCACCCTGTTGCTGGCCGCGGGTGTCGCACCCGCGGCCGCCTCGGCCGCAGTGCACTTCTCCGAGATCGGCACCTCACTCGTCTCTGGTGCCTCGCACGCGAAGTTCGGGAACGTCGACTGGCGCACCGTCGGGATCCTGGCCGTCCCCGGCTTCGTCGGGGCCTTCGCCGGGGCCACGTTCCTGGTCAGCCTCGACGGCGACGCGGCGAAGCCGATCGTCGGCGGGATCCTGCTGGCCCTCGGGGTCTACGTGATCTGGCGCTTCCTCGCCCTCGGGGGTCGCCGCCCGCAGTTCAAGGAACGCCCGTCCGTCGCCTTCCTCGCTCCGATGGGTCTCTTCGGCGGGGCGCTCGACGCCGTCGGCGGTGGCGGCTGGGGCCCCGTGGGCACCACCTCGCTGCTGTCCTCGGGCCGGTTGGAGCCACGCAAGGTGATCGGCTCCATCGACACCTCGGAGTTCGTCGTCGCGGTCGGTGGCTCGCTCGGCTTCATCATCGCCCTCGGCTCGTCCGGCATCGAGTGGGGCTACGCCGCCGCGCTCCTGGTCGGGGGCGTGATCGCCGCGCCCATCGCCGCGTGGCTGGTCCGGATCCTCCCGGCGCGGGTGCTCGGCGTTGCCGCCGGTGGCCTGATCGTGGTGACCAACGCCAAGACCATCCTCGAGTCCTCGGGTACTTCGGGCACGACGGTCTGGATCTCGGTGCTCGCGCTCTTCGTCGCCTGGGTCGCCGGACTGACCTGGGCGGTCAAGCAGGAGCGCCTCGCCCGTGTGCTCGACACGGACGAGGCACCCGGTCAGGTGTTGACCAACGCCTGA
- a CDS encoding PhzF family phenazine biosynthesis protein — translation MTTFDFSQVDVFASGPLTGNPVAVVHDAVGLTDEQMAAFASWTNLSETTFLLPPTDPSADYRLRIFTPAAELPFAGHPTLGSAHAWLEQGGNPAGEDEVVQECGIGLVSLRRDGAAWAFRAPGFLRSGPVDEETLARAVSALGVPPERVRASSWIDNGPGWMGLLLESAEDVLALDPDHAAIGELDLGVIGPHSAGGPADFEVRAFCPELAVPEDPVTGSLNAGFAVWLVEAGLAPADYTVRQGTALGRAGDVRITTDAVGDQWVGGTSHTVIRGSLTI, via the coding sequence ATGACGACCTTTGACTTCTCCCAGGTGGATGTCTTCGCCTCCGGTCCGCTGACCGGCAACCCGGTGGCCGTGGTGCACGACGCCGTCGGGCTGACGGACGAGCAGATGGCGGCGTTCGCCAGCTGGACCAACCTCTCGGAGACCACCTTCCTGCTGCCGCCGACCGACCCCAGCGCCGACTACCGGTTGCGGATCTTCACCCCGGCTGCCGAGCTCCCCTTCGCCGGCCACCCCACGCTCGGCAGTGCCCATGCGTGGCTCGAGCAGGGCGGCAACCCGGCCGGTGAGGACGAGGTGGTGCAGGAATGCGGCATCGGCCTGGTGTCGCTGCGGCGCGACGGTGCCGCCTGGGCGTTCCGGGCTCCCGGGTTCCTCCGTTCCGGTCCCGTCGACGAGGAGACGTTGGCGCGAGCGGTCTCCGCGCTGGGCGTTCCTCCCGAGCGGGTCCGTGCGTCGAGCTGGATCGACAACGGTCCCGGGTGGATGGGGCTCCTGCTGGAGAGTGCGGAGGACGTGCTGGCGCTCGATCCCGACCACGCCGCGATCGGGGAGCTCGACCTGGGTGTCATCGGTCCGCACTCCGCGGGCGGACCGGCGGACTTCGAGGTGCGGGCCTTCTGCCCGGAGCTGGCCGTGCCGGAGGACCCGGTGACCGGCTCGCTCAATGCCGGGTTCGCGGTCTGGCTGGTCGAGGCCGGGCTGGCGCCGGCCGACTACACGGTCCGCCAGGGCACGGCCCTCGGGCGGGCGGGTGACGTGCGGATCACCACCGACGCGGTTGGTGACCAGTGGGTCGGAGGGACCTCGCACACGGTGATCAGGGGCTCGCTCACGATCTGA
- a CDS encoding OmpA family protein, protein MSWIARTTCLVLLLALFPGLLGATATATAAPAQDPGDPSLITPLPEIPDTVGTDFWVAFPDLEGFPIAYRLYLSPTDDGTVTVADASGASIETVSTSAGTISQVEIPAGQGVTSEDGVESVGVRVTSTSPISVFGAMIYPAASTGFQAYPIDALGTSYRVLGYNATQTLPGMQTRMTVIGSTDGTEVTITPKTQVGARPAGEPFTITLDEGQTYQLGSSASEQDVTGTEVTATAPVAVYGGNSCANVPTGFPACNPILQQLPPTQAWGTEFISGRFATRAKGDTYRVLADQDGTVVKVGGNEVATLDAGEFHEMVLPAAATEPGREAVIIEASKPVLVAQFGNGSSYDATSGDPLMMLVTPLGQHLTSYTLATPDIVSSGAGTLPWINLLVQTRDIGTLTLDGVPVDASEFTGVAGTDYSVAQLSASIGQHSLSAPHQFGVQVYAWGNYDAFGYSGGAAVAPIADAPAAPVATPLTSEAIGTQSATVTVGSQQEVRLLDGATLTDTVTVPGQGTYELDRTTGVITFTPLFGYAGVATPVTYRIVDAWNQQDDSTYTPTVLPPAAPVALPLTSSGTGTQSVVITPPTGGSVTLLDIGGVETTTVTVSQGTYVLDVATSTISFVPDAGETGLATPVDYRLIDAYNQTAESTYTPEVLDTVVPPEPKPDNPKATLGLPSFVSVAPGRVARVPATCAVRHAKIRSCKVTLFAKVGGDLTKVGAGSAKGKRVKVRLNAVGRAVAATPGGKVMKGQMTVRTTRSRKLWDRDRTQVVSRRFTLVRTPMFAISADRVRVIDASYLRAVGNKVRRVRTVTCTGFTDSQGSEAYNRTLGLRRAKAVCKALRLPSRVRVVTRTLGERRPVADNGTPAGRARNRRVTVTLHY, encoded by the coding sequence ATGTCCTGGATTGCCCGAACCACCTGTCTGGTCCTTCTCCTCGCGCTGTTCCCGGGACTGCTGGGGGCCACCGCCACCGCCACCGCGGCTCCGGCGCAGGACCCAGGTGATCCCTCATTGATCACACCTCTTCCGGAGATCCCCGACACCGTTGGAACCGACTTCTGGGTCGCCTTCCCCGACCTTGAGGGCTTTCCGATCGCCTACCGGCTCTATCTCTCGCCCACCGATGACGGCACGGTCACCGTGGCCGATGCCTCGGGCGCGTCGATCGAGACCGTGAGCACCTCCGCAGGGACCATCTCGCAGGTGGAGATCCCTGCGGGGCAGGGAGTGACCAGTGAGGACGGTGTGGAGTCGGTGGGCGTCCGGGTGACGTCCACCTCGCCGATCTCGGTCTTCGGTGCGATGATCTACCCCGCGGCCTCGACCGGCTTCCAGGCCTACCCGATCGATGCGCTTGGCACGTCGTACCGCGTGCTGGGCTACAACGCGACCCAGACCCTCCCCGGCATGCAGACCAGGATGACCGTCATCGGATCCACGGACGGCACGGAGGTGACGATCACCCCGAAGACTCAAGTCGGTGCCCGACCCGCTGGCGAACCCTTCACCATCACCCTGGACGAGGGGCAGACCTATCAGCTCGGCTCGAGCGCGTCGGAGCAGGACGTCACCGGCACCGAGGTGACCGCCACGGCGCCGGTCGCGGTCTACGGCGGCAACTCCTGCGCCAACGTCCCGACCGGATTCCCGGCGTGCAACCCGATCCTCCAGCAGCTGCCGCCGACTCAAGCATGGGGCACGGAGTTCATCTCGGGCCGGTTCGCGACTCGCGCGAAGGGTGACACCTATCGCGTCCTGGCCGACCAGGACGGCACAGTGGTCAAGGTCGGCGGCAACGAGGTGGCCACGCTGGACGCCGGTGAGTTCCACGAGATGGTGCTACCCGCAGCAGCGACGGAGCCGGGCCGGGAAGCAGTGATCATCGAGGCCAGCAAACCCGTCCTGGTCGCCCAGTTCGGCAATGGTTCGAGCTATGACGCCACCTCGGGGGATCCGCTGATGATGCTGGTCACCCCGCTCGGGCAGCACCTGACGTCGTACACCCTGGCCACACCTGACATCGTCTCGTCAGGCGCCGGAACCCTGCCCTGGATCAACCTCCTGGTGCAGACCCGCGACATCGGCACCCTCACCCTCGACGGAGTGCCCGTTGACGCGAGCGAGTTCACGGGGGTCGCGGGGACCGACTACTCCGTGGCGCAGCTCAGCGCCAGCATCGGGCAACACTCGCTGTCCGCGCCGCACCAGTTCGGGGTGCAGGTCTACGCCTGGGGGAACTACGACGCCTTCGGATACTCCGGGGGCGCTGCCGTGGCCCCGATCGCCGACGCGCCCGCGGCCCCGGTTGCGACACCGCTGACGTCGGAGGCGATCGGGACCCAGTCGGCCACGGTGACGGTGGGATCGCAGCAGGAGGTCCGCCTTCTTGACGGCGCCACCCTCACCGACACCGTGACCGTTCCCGGCCAGGGCACCTATGAACTGGATCGGACGACCGGGGTCATCACCTTCACCCCGCTGTTCGGCTACGCCGGTGTCGCGACTCCGGTGACCTACCGCATCGTCGACGCTTGGAACCAACAGGACGACAGCACCTACACGCCAACGGTCCTGCCACCGGCGGCTCCGGTCGCCCTGCCGTTGACATCATCGGGCACGGGAACGCAGTCCGTCGTCATCACCCCGCCGACGGGTGGCTCGGTCACGCTGCTCGACATCGGTGGTGTCGAGACCACGACCGTGACTGTGAGTCAGGGCACCTATGTGCTCGATGTCGCGACGTCCACGATCTCCTTCGTGCCTGATGCTGGGGAGACCGGCCTGGCCACTCCGGTCGACTACCGGTTGATCGACGCCTACAACCAGACGGCCGAGTCGACATACACCCCGGAGGTCTTGGACACCGTCGTGCCACCTGAGCCCAAGCCTGACAACCCGAAGGCGACCCTGGGGCTCCCCTCCTTCGTCAGTGTTGCCCCCGGTCGCGTCGCGCGGGTGCCGGCGACCTGTGCCGTTCGCCACGCCAAGATCCGTTCTTGCAAGGTGACGTTGTTCGCCAAGGTCGGCGGGGACCTGACCAAGGTCGGAGCCGGCAGCGCGAAGGGCAAGCGCGTCAAGGTCAGGCTCAATGCGGTGGGTCGAGCGGTGGCCGCCACGCCAGGTGGCAAGGTCATGAAGGGCCAGATGACGGTGCGGACCACGAGGAGCAGGAAGCTGTGGGATCGCGATCGCACCCAGGTGGTCAGCAGGCGCTTCACGCTCGTGCGCACGCCGATGTTTGCGATCTCCGCCGATCGGGTGAGGGTGATTGATGCCTCCTACCTTCGGGCGGTCGGGAACAAGGTACGTCGGGTGAGGACCGTGACGTGCACCGGTTTCACGGACAGCCAGGGGTCGGAGGCCTACAACAGGACACTCGGCCTGCGCCGCGCGAAGGCGGTCTGCAAGGCGTTGCGCCTGCCCAGCCGGGTGCGGGTCGTGACCAGGACGTTGGGTGAACGACGTCCGGTCGCCGACAACGGCACACCAGCTGGTCGTGCCCGCAACCGTCGGGTCACGGTGACGCTGCACTACTGA
- a CDS encoding MFS transporter produces MTTIHASTGRRWAMLGASTIAQAAGAVMIHGPAFLIPVLHDKRGLSLAEAGLVAAAPTVGVMLALVLWGLVVDRVGERFVLIAGLAVTTVAGLSATLVDTTAFLALALLLAGAAAASTSSASGRIVVGWFPAERRGLAMGIRQMAQPVGVGVAAISIAVTADQHGIAAALLVPAAACGIALLAVVAIVIDPPRPARTEGDAPNPYVQDDYLTRIHGVSVLLVVPQFLVWTFALVWLVQDRDWSPAAAGTLVATAQVVGAVGRIAVGHLSDVVGSRMRPLQWVSVGAAASMLLLGMSSGADWPVAVGLMVVATAITVADNGLAFTAVAERAGPFWSGRALGIQNTAQFLAASAVPPVAGIAITEWGYSAAFAAAAFFPMIAIALVPVRDEAPLA; encoded by the coding sequence GTGACCACCATCCACGCCAGCACCGGTCGTCGCTGGGCGATGCTGGGAGCCAGCACGATCGCGCAGGCGGCGGGCGCGGTGATGATCCACGGCCCCGCCTTCCTGATCCCCGTGCTGCACGACAAGAGGGGCCTCAGCCTGGCCGAGGCCGGTCTGGTCGCCGCCGCCCCGACCGTCGGCGTGATGCTGGCCCTGGTGCTGTGGGGCCTGGTCGTCGACCGCGTCGGTGAACGCTTCGTGCTCATCGCCGGGTTGGCGGTCACCACGGTGGCCGGGCTGAGTGCCACTCTCGTCGACACCACCGCGTTCCTCGCCCTGGCGCTGCTCCTGGCGGGAGCCGCCGCTGCCTCGACGAGCTCGGCCAGCGGACGCATCGTCGTCGGCTGGTTCCCGGCCGAGCGTCGTGGCCTGGCGATGGGCATCCGACAGATGGCCCAACCCGTCGGTGTCGGCGTGGCCGCGATCAGCATCGCGGTGACCGCGGACCAGCACGGGATCGCGGCCGCACTGCTCGTGCCGGCAGCGGCCTGCGGCATCGCGCTGCTTGCCGTCGTGGCCATCGTCATCGACCCTCCCCGACCGGCCCGCACGGAGGGAGATGCGCCCAACCCGTATGTGCAGGACGACTACCTCACCCGGATCCACGGGGTCTCCGTGCTGCTCGTCGTGCCGCAGTTCCTGGTGTGGACCTTCGCCCTGGTCTGGCTGGTGCAGGACCGGGACTGGTCACCCGCCGCTGCCGGAACCCTGGTCGCCACCGCCCAGGTCGTGGGCGCCGTCGGCCGGATCGCGGTCGGTCACCTGTCCGATGTCGTCGGCAGCCGGATGCGCCCGCTGCAGTGGGTCTCGGTCGGCGCCGCGGCCAGCATGCTGCTGCTCGGGATGAGCTCCGGCGCGGACTGGCCGGTCGCCGTCGGCCTGATGGTGGTCGCCACGGCGATCACCGTGGCCGACAACGGACTTGCCTTCACCGCGGTCGCCGAACGGGCCGGACCGTTCTGGTCGGGCCGGGCCCTCGGCATCCAGAACACCGCCCAGTTCCTGGCCGCCTCGGCCGTGCCTCCGGTCGCGGGGATCGCGATCACCGAGTGGGGCTACTCGGCGGCCTTCGCGGCGGCCGCCTTCTTCCCGATGATCGCCATCGCCCTGGTGCCGGTGCGCGACGAAGCACCGCTGGCCTGA